A single window of Carassius auratus strain Wakin chromosome 9, ASM336829v1, whole genome shotgun sequence DNA harbors:
- the LOC113108549 gene encoding WD repeat-containing protein 3-like — protein sequence MGLTKQYLRYVSSAVFGVIGSQKANIAFVTLRGGEKGRYVAVGACEHVFIWDVRKAEKVLILEGKKHEVTYLCPSPDGVHLAVGYEDGGVRIFNLLNGESNISFSGHKSAVSVIRFDALGARLVTGSRDTDVIVWDIINECGLYRLKGHKDAITQILFLESKNLLITSSKDSFVKWWDLDTQHCFKTMVGHRTEVWGMVLLNQESRLLTGSADSELRAWDIQYIEEDKEVGEPQQKKVRTLLENEEEDEEGLDEEPEERILSCKKTGSVLREARDRVVSLVTDAKAKVLACHGLDATLEVFTILSEDEIQKKMDRKLKKAKKKAKLQGGEEDGPEPLVERKLSDEIQKLANIKASSKIRSMDCLVVPNGEMKLALLLQNNTVETYTLKTTEKNPTGTKTSRLTLSGHRTDVRTLAFSSDNIAILSASGETVKVWNRSTLQVIRTMGCEYALCSLFVPGDRQIILGTKSGKIQIFDLASGSLLETTDAHDGALWSMCLSPDQRGIVTGGADKTVKFWEFELIKDQDSGKNKRLTVKHTRTLQLDEDVLCVRYSPDQRLLAVSLLDCTVKIFYTDTLKFFLSLYGHKLPVLCLDISHDSALIATGSADRNVKIWGLDFGDCHRSMFAHDDSVMFLQFVPKTHLFFTAGKDRKIKQWDADKFEHIQTLEGHHREVWCLAISPNGDHIVSSSHDKSLRLWERTREPIILEEEKEMEREAEFEESLAKGDEPVVPGETKGEAEPAGKKTIETVKAAERIMEAVELYREESEKLEEHSAACKAAGKELPPPKMNPILVAFGNISPSRYVLEVIKKVRSSELEVSLLVLPFPYVPDLLKLFGGYVQQGLEVELVCRCLFFLLRVHFGQITSNQMLLSVIDELRTNTISKVREIRDVLGFNSAGLQLLQREIESKEDVMFFADATDRFEEKKRKRKKRERAVLTIT from the exons ATGGGTTTAACTAAGCAGTACCTGCGCTATGTTTCGAGTGCTGTATTTGGAGTGATCGGCAGTCAGAAAGCCAATATCGCGTTTGTGACCCTCAGGGGAGGTGAAAAGGGTCGATATGTTGCTGTGGGAGCCTGTGAGCATGTGTTCATATGGGATGTCCGCAAAGCTGAAAAG GTTCTTATACTTGAAGGTAAAAAGCATGAGGTAACATACCTGTGTCCCTCTCCTGATGGCGTTCACCTAGCGGTGGGTTATGAGGATGGAGGCGTGCGCATCTTTAACCTGCTCAACGGTGAAAGCAACATCTCCTTCAGTGGACACAAATCCGCTGTCTCAGTGATTAGATTTGATGCACTCGGGGCTCGTCTCGTCACCGGCTCCAGA GACACAGATGTGATTGTGTGGGATATCATCAATGAGTGTGGTCTGTACAGACTCAAAGGACACAAAGATGCAATCACGCAGATTTTGTTTTTGGAGAGCAAAAACTTGCTGATTACAAG TTCCAAGGACAGTTTTGTAAAGTGGTGGGACTTGGACACACAGCATTGTTTCAAGACCATGGTGGGGCATCGCACTGAG GTATGGGGGATGGTCCTGCTGAACCAGGAGAGTAGGTTGCTTACAGGGTCTGCTGACAGTGAGCTCAGAGCCTGGGACATTCAGTACATTGAGGAG GATAAGGAAGTGGGGGAGCCACAGCAAAAGAAAGTCAGAACTCTTCTTGAGAAcgaggaggaagatgaggaaggACTTGACGAAGAGCCAGAAGAA CGAATTCTCAGCTGTAAGAAAACTGGTTCTGTTCTGAGGGAAGCCAGAGACAGGGTTGTATCCTTGGTTACAGACGCTAAAGCTAAAGTACTAGCATGCCAT gGTCTGGATGCTACGCTTGAAGTCTTTACTATACTTTCTGAGGATGAGATCCAGAAAAAAATGGACAGAAAACTAAAGAAAGCCAAGAAAAAAGCAAA GTTGCAAGGAGGAGAAGAGGATGGACCTGAACCTTTAGTGGAGAGAAAGTTGAGTGATGAGATCCAAAAGCTGGCAAACATAAAGGCATCATCCAAGATCAG ATCGATGGACTGCCTTGTGGTTCCTAACGGAGAGATGAAGCTTGCTCTTCTTCTGCAGAATAACACCGTGGAGACATACACATTGAAGACTACAGAGAAGAATCCTACTGGCACTAAAACCTCTCGCCTCACACTGAGCGGTCATCGCACAGATGTCAGAACGCTGGCCTTCAGCTCAGATAACATAGCCATCCTCTCCGCCTCTGGAGAGACCGTCAAAGTGTGGAACAG GTCCACCTTGCAGGTCATTCGTACCATGGGATGTGAATATGCTCTCTGCTCATTATTTGTACCTGGAGACAGACAGATCATCTTAGGAACAAAG AGTGGGAAGATTCAGATTTTCGACCTGGCCTCGGGAAGCCTTCTAGAGACGACTGATGCCCATGATGGAGCTCTTTGGTCCATGTGTCTCTCTCCAGACCAG AGAGGGATTGTAACTGGTGGTGCTGACAAGACTGTGAAATTCTGGGAATTTGAGCTCATAAAGGATCAGGACTCTGGGAAGAACAA GAGACTGACGGTGAAGCACACACGCACCCTGCAGTTAGATGAGGACGTGCTGTGTGTGCGCTACAGTCCTGACCAGAGACTGCTGGCTGTCTCTCTTCTCGACTGTACGGTCAAGATCTTTTACACAGACACGCTAAAG TTCTTCCTGTCGCTGTATGGACACAAGCTGCCCGTTTTGTGCCTGGACATTTCACAT GACAGCGCTTTAATAGCCACAGGCTCAGCAGACAGAAATGTGAAGATTTGGGGTTTGGACTTCGGAGACTGTCATCGCTCTATGTTTGCACATGACGACAG TGTCATGTTTCTTCAGTTTGTCCCTAAAACCCATCTGTTCTTCACTGCGGGAAAGGACAGAAAGATCAAGCAGTGGGACGCTGACAAGTTTGAGCACATCCAGACATTGGAG GGTCATCATCGTGAGGTCTGGTGCCTGGCCATCAGCCCCAATGGAGACCACATCGTCTCCTCGTCTCATGATAAGTCCCTCAGACTGTGGGAGAGAACGAGGGAGCCCATCATcctggaggaggagaaggagatg GAAAGGGAAGCAGAATTTGAGGAGTCTTTGGCTAAAGGTGATGAACCTGTG GTCCCTGGAGAGACTAAAGGAGAGGCAGAGCCTGCTGGGAAGAAGACCATTGAGACCGTGAAAGCT GCCGAGCGAATAATGGAGGCTGTTGAGCTCTATAGAGAAGAAAGTGAAAAGCTGGAGGAGCACAGTGCCGCTTGCAAGGCAGCAGGGAAGGAG ttacCACCCCCTAAGATGAACCCCATCCTTGTAGCTTTTGGAAATAtctct CCTTCTCGATATGTTCTAGAAGTAATAAAGAAGGTTCGGTCCAG TGAGCTGGAAGTGTCTCTGCTGGTGCTGCCGTTTCCGTATGTCCCGGATCTGCTGAAGCTCTTCGGTGGTTACGTACAGCAGGGCCTGGAGGTGGAGCTAGTGTGCCGCTGCCTCTTCTTCCTGCTCAG AGTTCATTTTGGTCAGATCACCAGTAATCAAATGCTACTGTCAGTCATTGACGAGTTAAGGACCAACACAATCTCCAAAGTGCGAGAGATCAGG GATGTCCTGGGTTTCAACAGTGCCGGTCTTCAGCTCCTGCAGCGTGAGATCGAGAGCAAAGAGGACGTTATGTTCTTTGCTGATGCCACAGACCGCTttgaagagaaaaagagaaagagaaagaaacgtGAAAGAGCCGTCCTTACAATCACATGA